Below is a window of Gossypium hirsutum isolate 1008001.06 chromosome A12, Gossypium_hirsutum_v2.1, whole genome shotgun sequence DNA.
TACAAGAAGTTCTTGAAACCTATTTTCTCTTCCGTTCTGCAAACTTTCAAGCTTTAGCAGCACTAAGCAAGCTCTTGATTCTTCTCCACAACTCTTACCCCATTAGCAGATCTCAGCACATTGGCCTGACCATTTCATTAAACAGCCTTTaaagggaagaagaaaaaaataatggaaaagagAGTTAACTTGAAAGAGAATCAACCACGCTAAACAAAACTGCAGGAATGGGCATTATAAGAACACCTGAGCCTCTGTGATTTCGACTGCAAAACCATCAACAATGACCAAAGATAAGGTCTTCCTGTAGGTACCAGGTTGAAGGGTGCTTGCCAACAGCTCATCGTGCTTCCTACTCAGATACAAATCAAGCTCATACGCCCCTTTCTTAGTTCTACGATACACCtcccaaaagaaaataaagaaagggtAAATGAATGAGAACAAGCCATATATGTGATAACACTAACATGAGAACCAACATAAGGAGTTAAGATATTGGGATTAAAGAACTGACCGATCAGCATGAAGACGGTGGTATTCAGGATCATAATTCATGAAAACAAAGTATGACTGAGTTTTTGTGCTCCCCATTGCCCACTCTTAAAAGTaatcctttttttcttcttgGTCTTCAAGTTTGGGTTGGTCAGTTTGCATTTTCAGCTCAAGCGGGGTAGATATTTATACATGTCAATACTGATTAATGCATATAAAAACTTGCATGCCTCTCAACCTTGTATTTCCATTGTTATGCTCTAATTAAGATTAGTATATACATGAATGAGTTGTATTCCCTTTAATTCTGAGTTT
It encodes the following:
- the LOC107947114 gene encoding uncharacterized protein isoform X2; translation: MGSTKTQSYFVFMNYDPEYHRLHADRTKKGAYELDLYLSRKHDELLASTLQPGTYRKTLSLVIVDGFAVEITEAQAV
- the LOC107947114 gene encoding subtilisin-like protease SBT2.5 isoform X1 — its product is MGSTKTQSYFVFMNYDPEYHRLHADRTKKGAYELDLYLSRKHDELLASTLQPGTYRKTLSLVIVDGFAVEITEAQANVLRSANGVRVVEKNQELA